The sequence ataacatttcatggcattcaaagcaacaaaagttcattttaaaagctatcaaaccctaaccaagaatcacaaaatcaataatcatgttagtgatgtttttcaaatcaacctacacatcaaattgaagctaatgatgctagtaacacatttaatacataaactttagcatttaaacaacatttaataatccaaaattcaagattaaacaaacccatttcaagttcatgctagtttatgcaaaacaacaagatcgagcaattaaatcatatattcatgctagacacgagcaatagacactaattaacaccatttcaagtatataaaatgaatttagagaaatctagtgttttagaaatgttacccaaatgtgatgaaattggtaccaaaatgtagaggatgaagagaggattccaaatatgtaatttgttttgatgtttgcttgttagatccgaaatagatgatgattgaatgattatgAAGAAATGGAAGAAAAATGAAAGTAAGAAGAGAGAAAAGAGAAATGAGGTGGGAGGTGTGTGGTGATGACTAGTTAACCACTAGTCtccactttgcccacttggcaacttcggtccctcaagtttcaaagcgggtgcggaaattaaccaaacgaatattttttaaaaacgctcgagtaaacgagtgatgttataattaaataacgggaatcttacgaacgttagttaacgaaggatacgaatttagataacgaacgatattatctataaaaaaaacgggcgttaaaataaatttaacggaaaaacgcgggatgttacattaataGATATAATAAAAGGGGCAGAACGGAAATGTTATGTTGTATCTCAAGTTAGATGCCTTCCAGTTAAGGATAATTGGAAGAAGAATTTCAAAGGATAACTGGATTAAGGGAAAATAGAAATCTTTTTCAGTTTTGCCTTCCAATTCTTTATTTCTTTCTTATATCTTTGGGATTTTATATCTTCTTGATTTTGTAGGATCTAATCTTAATTTTTAATTGCTTTGCTtccatcaattgagtaggtaattgtgaagcctaaagagagacaccgatttacccttcaactgaatcataatcgcgagtagttaatattgattgattgtgttcttcagaagcgtGTGGGAGACCAACGTGAAAAAACCGTCACTTTCATGATAGAATTAGTATCTAAGTTAGGGACGCCAGCTTATCTTTCATGATAGAATTAGTATCACGATTAGCCCATACATGTTCAACCAAATCGGATTGTAGGCCCTCATGCACTTCCCTATCTCGTAATTCCTTCGTCCTCTTTCTGTAAGTTTCGCACCTCTCGAATCAAGTTTGCATATTATGAACGGATTCGTAAATTCAATCATTTTCGGTTAGAGCAAAACCATTATCTTCAAGATGGATGTTGTTGTATAGTTTCTATGTATTATGTAAGGATTCTTGATCTCTCCATACATAGGTCTCAGAtgaatgttcttcatgctctaagTAGTTATGACGGTGGCAGAGCTAGTTTTTACCCTTGGATGTTagatgttgactttgttttggtttttttttttttttttttttttttttctgaaaaaaATCTATTTTATAGTTGTACCTGATGCCTTGTTGATAGTACATTAAACCTTTCTGCGTGTCATCTTTTTAGCTTTGAAACAGACACTTCACCTGTAAACGAGTTCCATCAAAAGTTGAAAAGATATTTAACACCACACCAAACTTACTAACGTACGCCCCGTGCATTATTTACGTGCTAATATACGCGACGGGTGCGCATCTACCTATCCTATATAACCATCTCACCCACACACATTCGCAAATTACGCCCTTTAACCTTCTAAAACTAACCATCGTTTATTCCTTTCACCTCCACCACCAACAACGGTGGCTCCGCGGCGCAATCATCACCGGAAGATCTACGAAGACGTCCCCGGCGATGTGCTCGAGCTGGTGGAGGACAACAAATTGTGCAAACTTAGCTCACGATAATATTAATAGCTACGATAATATTAacagtatcattaataataataatattaagaataacaataacaacaagctAGGGTTTCgtggttcaaaaattttgaaatattCAGCATTAAACGGTGGTAGTAGAGTGAGTATGGGATCCGTAAACAATCATAATGGAGATGATAAATTGATCACGGAAAATGATCGTGTTATGTCTACATTATCGTCGGAGAATCACGGCAACGTAAAATCTACGCCGTTAAAACAAAATCCGGCGGATAGATTGCTGACGTTGCCAACGATTTTAACAATTGCTCGCGTTGCTGCGATCCCGGTCCTTGTTAGAAGTACGTTGTTCCTAATTTATTTTTTGAGTATTTGTGCGTGTTTAAATTATTTGGAAGTTTTCGTGCGTTCTTCATTTATTTTCGAGTATTTGTGCGTTTTTGAATTATACTGTATATATGAAAGTTTTTGTGATATTTTATAGTGCGTAAATTCCGAAAGTGGTTTGATAGATATGGTATTAGATGAATTCATACATCAAGGCTCTGTTTAGCTCACGGAATCTCATGGAATGTATTGGGATTCCGGctgaattggaattgaatttagacacggCGAGTGTCTAAATTCAAATCCAATTCTACCGGAATCCCAttggattccgtgagccaaacggAGCCTAATAACCGGTTTGGCTCACAGAATTTAATGGGATTCCGGCGGAATTGGAATGGATTCTAGACTCGCGTCGTGTCTAAATTCAATTGTGGAATTTAAATGTTTTTGATGCTGTGGAATTGTGGCCAAATTGTGAAGATCTTTGGCTTACGATTGATGTATTACCTTATATTGTTTGTGTGGGTTCTGTTAGGTCTGATTTTAGCATGAGGTAAGATTATGTTCAATTATTCGTCTCGATATAGAATGTAGGTTTTATCACACTTGCTGCATATAATGTGGTCTGTTAATGAAAATTTGTTACATTAGTTTAGCAATTTTGGAGTTGGTGATATAAAGCAGCTATTTAGAATACCTTACAGGCTTAGCAGAGCTATGTAAATGTTTCTCCTTTTTTTCTACTCTACACGAAATGCTGCAACTTATTTATAAGCAAGAAAGATTTAAGCTGCAGCATTCAGTTATTGGTTCCTCTGTGTTGTTGTTTATGATGCATGTTATTTCAGCTGTTTGACTGTTTATATAGTCAAAGTGACGTGATCGTTTTGTTACGAGGGGCATACAGTTTAGATGAGGCTGAATTAAGCAGAAGCAACCAAATAAGACTGTGTGTCatatattactctgtattatattGGACGCTTGTATGTAGTCTGTTGCATGCGCTTTCTTTTCAATGATACTAACATTGGTTTATATCTGATTTCTGTAGCGTTTTATATGAATAGTTGGCTGGGGACAACTGCTACTACAAGCATCTTCATTGCTGCAGCTATCACCGATTGGCTAGATGGTTATCTTGCACGAAAAGTATGCATTCTGTCTACAAGTTATTTTTTATTCTATCTAAATAAATTCAAATTATTCGTTTATTTTTTCTAGATGAACCTAGGAACTGCCTTTGGTGCATTTTTAGATCCAGTGGCTGACAAGGTATATCTCTAATTGGGTGCTTATTTGGACCTTAAAAATTGTTCTTTTTTTGGATTCCTTTTATGTATTGTACTGTTGGATTTGATATTTTCATTGTATACTTATGGGCATTCTTCTTTGTAAGAACATAATTCAATTATATTAACACTTCTATTTGTTATCTAATTATTCATTTTTACTGTGTTCAGCTTATGGTTGCTACTACCTTGATATTGTTATGTACAAAACCTCCAGAAGCTGCTATGTTTGGACAATGGCCTTGGCTATTGACTGTACCATCGATTGCGGTAATAGGTAGAGAGGTAATGCTCAAACTTAATGCACAGTTCTATGAAATGCAGCATAGTTGATTACATATTTATACCTTGCTAGGTGCATTATATGGTCATATATTATCATCATATTGTTCCGTTATCTTTAAAAGCCTTTAATTCAGCTTGCTGCAGATCATTGGCTAATTAATGCTTATATTAAGTAAAGTTATTGACATCTAACATGTGATTGAGAACAATTATACTAATTAAGATGTTGGCCAGAAAGTGTACTGTACACGTCACAAGAATGAGATATATTGACATTAGCTTATTCTGCCAAACATGAGATGGCAAAGTTGCCAAACATGATCTGATGGTCCATCTTTCCACCAACTGAGATATGATGCTTTGACATCTGTCTTTGTGAAGTACTTGCTCGTTGGTATTGAAGCTTAGTAAGGGAATTGCGGGTTAGGCTATTATTTGTTGTCTTTTGCACATGGCACATGGTACAGATGTCGTGCCAACCTTTAGTTCTCTCTACAAAATATACATCGTTAGGGGCGGACCAAAGAAGTGGCATGGTGGGgcgcccgcccccagtggattttcaatttttagtgcaaattttttcagtttttcgattttgcccccgatgaatttttttttttgccccaaaaccttcgtattttgccaaaaaacctccaaattttgctcaaaaaactctctattttgccccaaaacctccatattttgcaacAACAAAAAATCGCCCCGGTGAAAAAATTTCCTGGGTCCGCCACTGTACATCGTTAGGCATGAATTACCCCCTCCCTCATGTATGAATGTAAGACAAGGAATTTATAATATATGTTATTTCTTTTGAAGCACGTGTCTTTGCAAATTCAATCTGGACATTAAATGCATTTGGATTGTTCCACAATTTTTTTGCATTTCTTTCTTTCGTTTTTGTTTGTCAAATGTGTGCGAGTCTTGTTGAATCTACTGGAGAGCTTATGGTCGGTATAACTATTGTAATGGCTTGATGAACAAACTGTTGTAGGCAAGGTAATTAAATTCCATAGGCGGTACCTAGACGGTCAGGGGCCTTGTAGTGAGTACTCGGCCTAGGCGGGGGAGTGCCCGAATCTATTTTTTTAaggataaataataaatttaatttatatgtttagatataaacataaacataattgttTAGAAACATAAGTGCTCAATAGTTCAATTACTTAAAACTCAAATGCCTAATATTAATTCAGATTAAAAAGTTAACTGAGTTTGACTTGACCTAGTAAATCCGAGTTATCCCAAATAACCCTGAGTGTATTCTATCGACAAGACTTTGATCGATTTTTCAATCCAAGTCGTACCGAATCGTCAAGGGCCACAGGTGAATTTCAATTAATAGGCTGAGTTGTTTGATTTTTCATATGCTTTTAAAGTAGTTCTGCGTTTGCTGCAATCTTGCATTTCGTAATGACTGTGAAGTCTGGAGTTTTGCACTGGGTCAATTTTGGACTTGGTGTCCTATTCTGTTTTAAAGTATTATTAGAACATGCTCCCTGGCAAATCCTACAAGTTAAGGAATAAGTCAAAAGTTCTGCTATACCTTTTGTCTATACATTTCAAGTCATATAATTTTGGCTAACCATTTTGTTAATGAATGAACTGTCATCTTTATTTTACCTCTAGCCATTTTAAATCATGTAAGATAGGGAGAAAGATATCATCTTGATGGTGCCAAAATCAGAGTTGAAAACGCTTTGTATAAAAAGTCGTTAAGTGAAGTTAAAGGAAAACTTGTGGACCAAAGTTTGAGTAACAAATTTCGTAGTATTGATTCTCTATGGGTCGAAAGTAAACTTGCATAAACTAGGTGTTCTTTGAGTATCTGACGAATAGCATAAACTCTATTTCAGATAACGATGTCTGCAGTTAGAGAATGGGCTGCTTCACAGGGTAGTAAACTTTCAGGGGTAATTTCTATCACatcaaattataattatttatatgctattattattaatattctggaAAACTAAGAATTTCATGAAATCATTGTTTGCTGATTTAGGCTGTTGCTGTAAATAATTTGGGGAAGTGGAAAACAGCCACACAAATGACGTCGTTAACTATTCTTCTTGCCATTAGAGATCAAAGGTTCGTTTTGTAGTTATATGTTCTTTTTTATTTCTAGTTCTATATATTAAAGTATTCCTCCATCGTAAACAAGTCCACATTTTGACTTCCTGATCTGTCATATGTTAACGTTTATAACTACAAAATCAATCACTAAATGCTGTAACATATCTGACCATCCAATTGAAAATCAAGAGTGGACTCTATAACTGTGATGATAAAATTTCTAGGTAGAGGTGGAAAATGGGTCAGGTCCATTGGGTACGAAATACGTAGATGGAAGGTAAACGGGTCTAATAGGTCAAATAGGTTGATAGTCACCCATATGTTTATTTAAAGTGCATAGAACCTTCTAACTATAATAATTCTACACATTAACCATAGTTTGACAAAAAGTGCTTCAACTTGATATGACCCATACAAAACTTCTCTTTTGGTCTGTTACCAAACTTGACTTGCCCATTTTGCATCTCTAGTTCTATTATGCCATGATTACAAGCATTTGTGTTGACCCATTTGACAACAAATATGCAGTTTTACAGAAGTAGGATTACTGGGAACATCTGGTGTTGCTTTACTTTACGTATCGGCATGGCTAGCTATATGGTCGTTGGTTGTGTATATGAAGAAGATATCCAAAGTGTTGCTGATGTAAGAattagaaaggaaaaaaaaaacattCACAATTGCTTCGACCCATTGCTTCCGACCTGAAGCTACTGTCCTTTTACTCGAGTTTTCTTATATTTTGCCATACTATATGCTTTACAGAATTCCTATGGTAGTTCAGATATCAATTTGTTGTACTCATGTTGATGTTTTTGTTCTGTCAAGGAAACCAACTATATatgaaacaaattatttttttgttGTCTGGGTATACACCCTCGATATAATATATGTTTATTATTTATTACTTACGGAGTATTTTGCAACGGCTTAACAAGGCACTTTTATGTATTGGGACTTGTAATTGATAATTACCACATGATTCCTCAAATTTATACTCTACCTAGAGAAAGTGTCTATGTATTATTACTGTTAGATAGATGGGTTTCATGTCGATAGCTCATTGTTTTAAAGATAGAATGGAAGTAGGAATATAACTTGGTGTTGAAGCTTGTTAGCATCACTTATGAGCTCTGTGCTTTTGAATTATCGAATAATGAGTACTCGAGACAGGTAATTGCTAAAATGTCTTTCAAGACTGTAAACAACAATTATATCTTTCAAGTCATAAGACGTTACATTGTGGACATTTATATGTTTTGATTAAAAAACACAAGACTATAAATAAGCACTTTTTGGCTATGAAGAGTAAGCCACGGTCGGAAAATGACCATATTCATAGACCCAGAGGCAAA comes from Rutidosis leptorrhynchoides isolate AG116_Rl617_1_P2 chromosome 4, CSIRO_AGI_Rlap_v1, whole genome shotgun sequence and encodes:
- the LOC139839571 gene encoding CDP-diacylglycerol--glycerol-3-phosphate 3-phosphatidyltransferase 2-like; amino-acid sequence: MCSSWWRTTNCANLAHDNINSYDNINSIINNNNIKNNNNNKLGFRGSKILKYSALNGGSRVSMGSVNNHNGDDKLITENDRVMSTLSSENHGNVKSTPLKQNPADRLLTLPTILTIARVAAIPVLVRTFYMNSWLGTTATTSIFIAAAITDWLDGYLARKMNLGTAFGAFLDPVADKLMVATTLILLCTKPPEAAMFGQWPWLLTVPSIAVIGREITMSAVREWAASQGSKLSGAVAVNNLGKWKTATQMTSLTILLAIRDQSFTEVGLLGTSGVALLYVSAWLAIWSLVVYMKKISKVLLM